A genomic segment from Clostridium pasteurianum BC1 encodes:
- a CDS encoding glycine betaine ABC transporter substrate-binding protein → MQGLNTFFHFIIDRKLQIYDLFIQHIELTLFSVVISILIGIPLGILIVRVKKLSTPIIGLANIIQSIPSLALLGFLIPVLGIGSKPAIAMVVLYSLLPIVKNTFTGLTNIEQSTIEAAEGIGLTNNQILLKVRFPLAMPIIMSGIRISAVTAVGLMTIAAFIGAGGLGYLVFSGVQTINNNMILGGAIPACILAIVLDFVIGKIENVVVPEGIKVANGRGKRKKSKFINAIKKYKLAVSLVVLICIIGGVVFSYTRNKNTIVIGSKNFNEQLVMGNMIASLIEDNTDYKVDRKLNLGGTSVVFDAMKAGDVDLYVEYTGTGLVNIMKQNSVSDENKVYDTVKDYFHKNYQMEWMKPLGFNNTYVLAMNKAVANKYNLNSISDLAKVSDELNLGSTMEFTNRPDGYPGLQKQYSGLNFKTVKGLDGGLRYSALEKNETQVTDAFSTDGLLKKFDLKTLKDDKNFFPPYYAATLIREDTLEKYPKIKPVLEKLEGRITDEDMRNLNYRVDSGEDPKIVAEDFLRSRDLIK, encoded by the coding sequence GTGCAAGGATTAAATACTTTTTTTCATTTTATAATAGACAGAAAATTGCAAATATATGATTTGTTCATTCAACATATTGAGCTTACATTATTTTCAGTTGTAATTTCCATACTAATTGGAATACCCTTGGGAATACTGATAGTTAGAGTTAAAAAGCTTTCTACTCCTATTATAGGACTGGCAAATATAATTCAGTCTATTCCCAGTTTAGCTTTATTGGGCTTTTTAATACCTGTACTGGGTATAGGAAGTAAACCTGCCATAGCAATGGTAGTTTTATATTCACTATTGCCAATTGTAAAAAATACTTTTACAGGTCTAACTAATATTGAGCAATCTACTATTGAGGCGGCAGAGGGTATAGGGCTTACCAATAATCAAATATTATTAAAGGTCAGATTTCCATTAGCTATGCCAATTATAATGTCTGGAATTAGGATATCTGCAGTTACGGCAGTGGGACTTATGACTATAGCAGCCTTTATTGGAGCAGGAGGACTAGGGTACCTAGTGTTCTCTGGTGTACAAACTATAAATAACAATATGATTTTAGGGGGAGCTATTCCAGCTTGTATTCTTGCCATTGTATTGGATTTTGTCATCGGTAAAATTGAAAATGTAGTGGTTCCAGAAGGAATAAAAGTTGCCAATGGAAGAGGTAAGAGAAAAAAATCAAAATTTATAAATGCTATAAAAAAATACAAGTTGGCAGTTTCTTTGGTAGTACTTATATGCATAATAGGTGGAGTTGTATTTAGCTATACTAGGAATAAAAACACTATAGTTATAGGCTCCAAAAACTTTAATGAACAATTAGTAATGGGAAATATGATTGCTTCGCTTATAGAAGATAATACTGATTACAAAGTTGATAGAAAATTAAATTTAGGTGGTACTAGTGTAGTGTTTGATGCCATGAAGGCCGGAGATGTGGACTTATATGTTGAATATACTGGTACAGGCCTTGTAAATATAATGAAGCAGAATTCAGTAAGTGATGAAAATAAAGTATATGATACTGTAAAAGACTATTTTCATAAGAATTATCAAATGGAATGGATGAAGCCCTTAGGATTTAATAATACGTATGTATTGGCTATGAATAAGGCTGTAGCAAATAAATATAATTTAAATTCAATATCAGATTTAGCAAAGGTCAGCGATGAACTTAATTTAGGTTCAACCATGGAATTTACAAATAGACCTGATGGTTACCCAGGACTACAAAAGCAATATAGTGGTTTGAATTTTAAGACGGTTAAAGGACTGGATGGTGGACTTAGATATTCCGCTTTAGAAAAGAATGAAACTCAAGTTACAGATGCTTTTTCTACAGATGGATTATTAAAAAAATTTGACCTCAAAACATTAAAGGATGATAAAAATTTCTTTCCACCATATTATGCTGCTACTTTAATAAGAGAAGATACATTAGAAAAATATCCTAAAATAAAACCCGTGTTAGAAAAACTTGAAGGAAGGATTACGGATGAAGACATGCGTAATCTCAATTATAGAGTAGATAGTGGAGAGGATCCAAAGATAGTGGCAGAGGATTTTCTAAGAAGTAGAGATTTAATTAAGTAG